ATATAATTTCACTCAAAACAGCAGTAAATTAAGTATAAACATTTTTGTACTAATACATTCGCTATCCATTTTATTGTACTAGTCTAGTTGCCACAAACCAAAAGTTAAATTATTAAAAATCACTATTTTATAATTTAATATTAAATCATTCTTAAATACTCGTTGCTATCAAATTACAGTAAACAGCTATTTATGATTACCGTCCTATACTAAACCCTACCAGTATGAAAACACAATTACTTCCGGGCAATAAAATTTACAAAAATCTACCATTTGCTTATTACAACCGCTTTATTTATCTAACGTTTGTGTTAGTCTGCGGGGTAACTGTGGCCACCTGGGCCCAGCCATCTGTACTTTGGGATAAAACCATTGGCGGGAATAAATCGGAAAACCTGAGTTTCGTGCAACAAACAAACGACGGCGGTTACATCCTGGGGGGCTCTTCTAACTCGGCCATTAGCGGCGATAAAACGCAGATAAATAAGGAAGTAGATTACTGGATTGTTAAGTTAGATGCTAACCGCAATAAATTGTGGGATAAAACCATTGGCGGACCCGGTAGCGATCATTTAACATCGATGCAGCAAACCAGCGATGGTGGGTATATTCTAGGGGGTTACTCCTATTCCGGACAAGGCGGCGATAAATCGGAAGAAAATAAGGGCGGAATAGATGAACTGGGGCGGCCCACCACCGATTACTGGGTAGTAAAAATAAATGCCACCGGCGCCATTATTTGGGAAAACACCCTTGGCGGCAACCACAACGACCACTTGCTAGCCGTGCAACAAACCAGCGACGGCGGGTATATTCTGGGAGGCTGGTCGTTTTCTGGAATTAACGCAGATAAATCCGCGGCTTCTAAAAACGGTGATTATTGGATAGTAAAACTAAATGCCAATGGCACCAAAGTTTGGGACCGCACCATTGGCAGCAATTTTTACGACGAGTTTGCCACTTTGCAACAAACCAGCGATGGCGGGTATATTATTGGCGGCCACACAGAAGGAACCGGGGGCGACAAAACTTCTCCCACCAAAGGAGCCAGTGATTACTGGATTGTAAAGCTAAATGCCGATGGCACTACATCCTGGGATAAAACCATTGGCGGTAGCTCTTACGACCGGTTAGAAGTAGTGCAGCAAACCCAGGACGGGGGGTATATTGTAGGCGGCAATTCGGCCTCTGGTATCAGTGGGGATAAATCGGAAGCGCTGCGCGATGTAGAAGAAATACCGGATCTGTTTCCATCGGACTACTGGATAGTGAAACTTAATGCCACCGGTACCAAAGAATGGGATAAAACTTTGGGCGGAACAGCCTTGGATTACCTGAGTTCTATCCTGCAAACAAGCGAAGGCAACTATATTTTGGGCGGCTATTCCTTTTCGGAACAAGGTGGTGAGAAAACCGAACCCAGTAAAGGAATGGGCGATTTTTGGTTAGTAAATGTAGATGTGAACGGCGCCAAAATCTGGGATAAAACTATTGGCGGTAATTACACTGATATTTTAACCTCGTTGCAGCCTACCCCGGATGGCAATTACCTGCTCGGCGGCACCTCACCTTCTGACCTTAGTGGCGATAAAACCGCAGCCAGCCAAGGGGCTACCGATTATTGGCTCTTAAAAATTACCGACCATACGAGCAAAATGCTTTGGAACAAGCGCTTTGGGGGAGTGGGCGCCGAGTATTTAACCGCGCTTATTCAAACCCGGGATGGCGGTTACTTAGCCGGAGGATATTCTAACTCCGATGTGGGTGGCGATAAAACGCAACTCAGTTGGGGTAAAAACGACTACTGGGTAGTAAAAACCAATGCCGCGGGTAAGAAATTGTGGAACCGGCGCTTTGGCGGCTCTAATGATGATTTTTTAACCACGCTTATTCAAACGCAGGACGGTGGCTACTTGCTGGGAGGCAGTTCGGTTTCCGGAATAAGTGGTGATAAAACCCAGGCTGGTCGCGGCAACCGGGATTACTGGATAGTTAAATTAGATGCTCAAGGAAATAAACAATGGGATAAACGCTACGGCGGCACGGGTAAAGATGAACTTAAAAAAGTGATTCAACTGCCTTCGGGACGTTATATTTTAGCCGGAACCAGTAACTCCCCCACCGGAGGCGATAAAAGCGCCGGCAACCAAGGAGCGCAGGATTACTGGATTTTAAAAATTTCAGCTACGGGCACCCGTATGTGGGATAGAAGTTTTGGCGGTACCTTAAACGATGCCCTGAGTGATTTAGCTTTCACCGCGGATGGCGGCTTTCTGCTGGGCGGTTCCTCGGCCTCGGGCGTTAGCGGCGACAAAACGCAACCTAGTTGGGGCGGCTATGATTATTGGCTGGTACGGATAGATGGCCTGGGCAACAAACTTTGGGATAAACGGTTCGGCGGCATCGGAGACGATAATTTAACTTCGCTAGGTAGCACGAACACCAGTACTGGCAACTTTTTTATTGCAGGCTATAGTGGTTCTGGTGTAAGCGGCGATAAAACCCAGAGCAGCCAGGGAGGTACCGACTTCTGGATGCTTAAAATTAATCGTAACGGCGGCAAACTTTGGGATAAGCGCTTTGGGGGCAGCCAGCACGAACGCCTGCATTCTATTATCATTACTGCCGATGGCGGGTACTTACTAGGCGGTATTTCTAATTCCGACATCAGCGGCGACAAAACGCAAGCCAGTTTTGGTAACAGCGACTACTGGGTAGTAAAAACCACGAGCTTAGGCGTAAAAGAATGGGATAAACGCTTTGGCGGCGCTGAATACGACAACCTGCGTACCGTGCTGCAGACCACCGATGGCGGGTACATTTTAGGCGGGTATTCTTACTCGGGTAGCAGCGGCAACAAAACGCAACCCAGCCGCGGCAGTACCGACTTTTGGTTGGTGGCATTAGGCCCTGAGCCGTCTGGCACTTCTTCCCCAGCAGTAGCGCGCGAAATTACTCTCCCGGAAGATCTCGTAATTTTACCGGAACCCGGCAACCTAACCGTGGCACCTAATCCTTTCCGGGACAGAATAAACGTACACTTTACGCTCCCGCAAACGCAACCCGTCCAGGTAAAAGTTTTCGATATGCAGGGCCGGGAAGTAACTACGTTGTTTCAAGGAGAGGCACAGGCCAACAAAGCCTACGAGGTAGAGTGGCAAGCTGTTAACAAAGCTCCCGGTATGTACTTGCTGCAACTGCAAACCCCTACAAATCGCCAACAACAGAAAATGATCTTGGCTAAGTAAATACTTTAATTTAAGACAAGCCTGATTATTACAGGAAACAAAAAAATAAGTAATACAGGATTCAAATACGCCTATTTGGGAATTTTAAAATTCATTAAAAAGTGTTGTTGATATAAATAATGAAAAGTTAAATAAAGAAGAAGTAACTACATTTAAAGGCGTTCAACTAGGCGTAACCCTTTCGACTCTCTCCTGCTGCAAACTTAAAAATTAAAGTTTGTCAAACATTTCTTGCCACCATTTTCTGTTCTGATCTGCTTTATCAACTCCCAAAACCATGCAAACACGTTTATTTGGTTTCTACCGATTACTATTAAATTGGCTAATTAGCCGTAGTTGGTATTTCGGTGTAATCGCCTTTCTACAGTTCTATCTTAATATTATTGCTTTCGCTCAAAGTAATAATTCTTACTGCATACCAATTATCACTTATGAATGCAGCATTAATAATATGTCTATTCAGTCTTTTCGTTTAAATACCTTAGTGAATGAGGATTCTGGCTGTAACGGGCAGGAAAGCAATTATATCTATTACCCACCCGCTGGCAACCTCACTACCAGGCTACAAAGAGGTAAATCTTATTCTTTTTCGTTACAGTCTAGCCCTGCTTATCCGCAAGGCTTTGGTATATGGCTCGACTATAACAACGATGGGGACTTTGATGATGCCGGCGAGTTTATCTATAATTCCGATGCCGCTGGAATGGGGGTTTTTACAGGTAGCCTAACTATACCAACAGGAACAGGTAATGGCTTACGCCGGCTCCGGGTAAGAAGCACCTATAATAGTACCTTTACCAGTGCGGAGTCTTGCACTGCTTCGGACTACGGCGAAACCGAAGATTACTCCATTACTATCGGAGAGAGTATACCGGTTCAGTGGAATAAGCGATTTGGGGGCTCGCAGAACGAAGGCTTAACTACGGTAATTAAAACTTCGGATGGTGGCTACTTAGTTGGCGGGTATTCAGCTTCCGGTGTTAGTGGGGATAAAAGCCAAGCTGGCCAGGGTAAGAACGACTACTGGATTGTAAAGACCGATGCAGCAGGAAACAAATTATGGGATAAAACCTACGGTGGAGCGGAGAACGAGTATTTAAACCGGGTCATTCAAACGCAAGATGGCGGATACCTCTTAGCTGGCTCTTCGCTATCTGGCACCAGCGGAAATAAGACACAGTCTAGCCGCGGCAGCCGCGATTATTGGCTTGTTAAGGTAGATGCTTCCGGAATAAAACAATGGGATAAGCGGTATGGCGGTAAGGGAGAAGACGAACTCAAGAAAGTTCTTCAGCTAACTACGGGGGAGTACATTTTAGCAGGACACAGCAACTCTCCAGCCGGTGACGACAAGAGCCAAGGTAGCCAGGGTGGCTGGGATTATTGGCTGGTAAAAGTATCTATAGACGGAGTAAAACTATGGGATAAGCGGTATGGCGGTAATTTAGATGAAACCCTGGGCGGCATTGTCCAGGTAAATGGGGGTGGTTTTTTGCTGGGAGGTAGTTCAGCTTCAGGCATTAGCGGCGACAAGAGTGCGTTTAGTCGGGGCGGTACAGATTTTTGGCTGGTACGAACCGACGATAACGGGAACATGCTCTGGGATAAAACCTACGGAGGCAGTGGACAAGACCTTGTGTTGTCGGTGGGGAAATCAGGAAAAAGTGATTTCTTCATTTCGGGGCAAAGCGACTCACCGGCGGGTTGGGATAAAACCCGGGACAATCATGGGGGTATCGATTACTGGTTTATTAAAGTAACCAGTACGGGCGAGAAGGTATGGGACAAGCGTTTTGGTGGCACAAAAGATGATGAATTAAGAGCAAGCATTCAAACTACCGATGGAGGATATCTTTTGGCTGGTAAGTCTTTCTCCAACCGAAGCGGGAATAAAAGGCAAAATAGCCGGGGTTCAAGCGATTTTTGGATTGTGAAAACAGATCCTGATGGCATGTACCAGTGGGATCGCCGGTACGGAGGCAGTGGGACAGAAGAACTAAGAGCGGTTCTCCAGACCAGTGATGGGGGTTTGCTGCTAGCCGGCAAATCAGATTCTGAGGCAAGCGGAGAGAAAACTCAGCCCAGCCAGGGTGGCAATGACTATTGGTTAGTGAAGGTAGCCCTGGAAGCCACCTCTATAATGGCTGAAACTACGAAAGAAGCAACGTTAGGCGAACAATCTGCAGTAGCAACGGAACGTACCATGTTTCAAGCTTCACCTAATCCATTTCAAGAGCAAGTAACAGTCCGCTTTACTTTACCTGAAGCACAATCTGCTCAGGTGAAAATCTATGATATTCAGGGAAGGGATATTGCTACTTTATTCCACGGCGAAGCTAAAGCTAACCAAATTTACCAATTAAAATGGAACGCTGCTAATCATGTAACTGGTATGTATCTGCTGCAACTGCAAACGGCTGGTAAATGTAAGCAGCAGAAAATATTACTGCTTCGGTAAAAAGTATATCTGAGTATTGTAGCCATTCCATAGCCCAATAAAGCTATTACTCATTACTTGATTAGCAGGTAAATTGTAAAATTTTAAAAATTTTATCATCTGTATCTGCCGCATCTACTTTACTTTCTTCGCTGTTTATTTTAAAAATTTACTTAGATATGCTGCAGCCATTTGAAAATAAAATCTGATTTATTTTAATAAATAGTAATTGCAGCAACAACTAGTCTGTAGCATGTTCCAACTGAGCATAAGCAGCATTTTTCACTTAAATCAAGTTATTAATACGAAACTGGTTTCAGTTTATTAATGGCAGGCACACCAATGCCTCACTACTTTCTGCTGTAAAACTTTACAAAAAAGTTTTTTGCCTTTACAACAGTTAAAATTTACTCATTTAGCATTTTACTTAAACCCAAATAGTATGAATACAAAATTACACTGCTGCAACAAGATTTGGGAAAATCGGTTGCCTGCTATTTTTTGGCGCTTCGTATTTCTGGTTTTGTGTTTTACTTTCTGGTTTACTTCTGCCACATGGGCGCAATCTAAACAATGGGATAAAACCTTTGGAGGCAGCAATACCGAAGAATTTACTTCCATGATCGTTACCCCCGATGGCGGTTATTTACTGGGCGGTTACTCTACCTCCGGTATAAGCGGCGATAAAACGCAGCCTAGTAAAGGACAAGCCGACTACTGGGTAGTAAAAGTGGATGCCGGAGGAAATGTTATCTGGAATAAATCAATAGGAACCAGTAGCTATGATTATTTCAAGGAATTAATTGCAACACCAGACGGAGGTTATTTATTAGGCGGTACCACTTTTTCGGATATTAATGGAGATAAAAGTGGCCAGGGCAAAGGCGATTTTGATTACTGGATTGTAAAATTAGATGCCAATGGAAATAAAGTTTGGGATAAAACCTATGGGGGTAATAGTTCTGATTCGTTTCAAGCGGTGGTGGCTACGTCGGATGGCGGTTTTTTGCTGGGCGGCACTTCTTTTTCTAGTAAAAGTGGCGATAAGAGCCAGGCTGGCCGGGGTGGCCTGGACCGGGATTATTGGGTAGTGAAGATAAAGGCAAATGGCACGAAAATTTGGGATAAAACAATAACCGGCGATAGCGACGACCGCCTGGAAGATATTATTGTTACGCCAGATGGCGGTTTCTTATTAGGAGGCAGTTCTTACTCCGATATTGGTTACCATAAAACGGGAGAGTCTAGGGGAGCAGGTGATTACTGGGTAGTTAAATTAGATAGCAAAGGTACAAAGGTGTGGGATAAAACTTTGGGTGGGAACTCTACTGATAACCTTTACAGCTTAGCGCTTACCCACGATGGTGGTTATTTGCTAGGCGGCTCTTCTGAATCTAATGTTAGCGGCGATAAGCGGGCTAGTAGCAAAGGGAGTTCGGATTTTTGGATCGTGAAAATAGATAGTGTTGGCGCCAGAGTCTGGGACAAAGTAATTGGGAGCCGGGATTATGACAATTTTAGCAGCTTAGTGGCTATTCCGGGCGGTGGTTTTTTGTTGGGCGGTACAACCCAAGGTGGCATTGGAGCCGACAAAACAGAGATTAGCAGGGGAAGCGACGATTACTGGGTAGTAAAGGTAAATGAGAGCGGCACAAAAGTCTGGGATAAAACTTTTGGCGGTAAAAATTACGATGAACTCCATGCTCTTTTAACTACACCCGATGGTGGTTACTTTCTCGGAGGTAGTTCCGGTTCTGGTATTAGCGGGGAGAAAAGTGGAGCTAATAAAGGCGAAAATGATTTTTGGGTCTTAAAGCTGGAAGAAGACAATTTTTTAGACGCCCAATGGAATTTTCGTTATGGCGGTTCTGGCAATGATGGATTGTCCGTAGTAATCCGGACAGCCGATAGCGGCTATTTATACGGTGGTTCTTCTACTTCCAGCAATAGTGGTGATCGAACACAACTTAGCCGGGGCAAAAACGATTATTGGATCGTTAAAGCCGATCCATCGGGTAAAAAACTCTGGGACAGAAGATTCGGCAGTACAGAGGATGATTATTTAAACTCGGTTATTGAAACAATTGATGGCGGTTATTTGCTTGGTGGCAGCTCCCTTTCCGGAGTAGGTGGCGATAAAACGCAGGCAAGCCGAGGTGAGCGCGATTACTGGATTGTAAAAATAGATGCGGCTGGTAATAAGCAATGGGACAAACGCTTTGGCGGCAGCGGTTACGATGAACTCAAGCAAGTTTACCAACTACCTTCCGGCAGATATATTCTGGCGGGTACCAGCAATTCTCCGGCTAGTGGAGATAAAACAATAGGTTCCCGGGGTGGTCAGGACTTTTGGGTAGTTAAAATAAACAGTAATGGCACTTTTGTTTGGGACAAACGCTATGGTGGTTCCCTTAACGACGCATTGCAAAGCATAGCACCAACCCTGGATGATGGTTTCTTATTAGGCGGATCCTCTTTTTCGGGAATAAGTGGCGATAAAACCCAAAGCACCCGGGGCAATGCCGATTACTGGGTGGTACGGATTGATGGCGATGGCAACAAAATATGGGATAAGCGCTATGGCGGTACCGGAACAGATAACTTAATGTCGCTGGGTAGTACCGGCACGGCTACCGGCAACTTTTTTATTGCCGGCCATAGTACTTCCGGAATAAGTGGCGATAAATCACAAGATAGTTGGGGTGGCAAGGACTTCTGGATGATTAAAATAAATGGTAACGGCGATAAGTTATTCGACAGCCGATTTGGGGGTACTGAGAATGAAGAATTACGTTCCATTATTATAACGGCTGATGGCGGTTACTTACTAGGAGGACGCTCCGAATCCGATGTAAGTGGCGATAAAACGCAGAAAACCCAAGGTAATAGCGATTATTGGGTCGTAAAAACAAATAGCACAGGAGTTAAACAGTGGGATAAACGCTTTGGCGGCAATGCCTATGAAGAAATCCGGACAGTATTGCAAACCCCTGATGGTGGGTATTTACTGGGAGGGCGCTCTGATTCTGGTATAAGCGGTGATCGTACCCAAGCCAGCCGGGGTAGCACCGACTTCTGGCTGGTAAAAGTAGCGCCCGAAATTCTGGAAATACGCTCATCCGAAATAGCATCCTCGGCCTTGGCAAGTGAAGTTGCTATCTCGGAAAAAGCGTTGGAATCAACTGTTTCGCTAAACCTGACAGCGTATCCTAATCCATTTCAGGAAAAAGTAAACGTTCACTTTACTTTACCCGAAACCCAAACTGTTCAGATACTGGTGTATGATAGTAAAGGGAAAGTACAAGCAACTTTATTTCGGGGCGAAGCACAGGCTAATAAAACCTACCACTTAGAGTGGCAAGCCGATAACCAGGCTACCGGTATGTATCTGCTGCAATTGCAAACCAAAACCAATCGCAGCCAGTGTAAACTACTCCTTTACCGATAGCTAAAAAGTTGTATAAACAGAACACTTCTTTCTTGCTTTTATACCACAGGGCTCTTTGCAGTATGGCAAACGTAGCTGGCTCTTTCTGCAGTCAAATTTTTAATTTTTAAATATCACCTGTTTGAAAACTTATACAATTATGAAAATCATAGATTATAATTTCCGTCTAAGTCAATGGCCTCGGGTAGAATTGCCCGGATGGCGCTCTGTAGGGGTCATTTTATTACTTAATTGGTGCTTCATAGCCACCGGCTTAGCTCAAAATAAAATATGGGACAAAACCATTGGTGGCAGTTACGATGACATTTTCCAATCACTTCGGCACACAAAAGATGGCGGCTATATTTTAGGCGGGTATTCTTATTCTTATAAAAGCGGGGATAAATCAGAAAATAGTAAAGGCGGCTATGATTATTGGCTGGTAAAAACGCGTGCCGATGGCACCAAAGAATGGGATAAAACCATTGGCGGGAATAGTGATGACTATTTCCGCTCTGGCCAGGAAACTAGTGATGGTGGCTATATTTTAGGTGGGTATTCTTATTCTGGTAAAAGCAGTGATAAATCGGGAAACAGCAAAGGTGGCTTAGATTATTGGATAGTAAAGCTTAATTCTAAAGG
The sequence above is a segment of the Adhaeribacter swui genome. Coding sequences within it:
- a CDS encoding T9SS type A sorting domain-containing protein; translated protein: MKTQLLPGNKIYKNLPFAYYNRFIYLTFVLVCGVTVATWAQPSVLWDKTIGGNKSENLSFVQQTNDGGYILGGSSNSAISGDKTQINKEVDYWIVKLDANRNKLWDKTIGGPGSDHLTSMQQTSDGGYILGGYSYSGQGGDKSEENKGGIDELGRPTTDYWVVKINATGAIIWENTLGGNHNDHLLAVQQTSDGGYILGGWSFSGINADKSAASKNGDYWIVKLNANGTKVWDRTIGSNFYDEFATLQQTSDGGYIIGGHTEGTGGDKTSPTKGASDYWIVKLNADGTTSWDKTIGGSSYDRLEVVQQTQDGGYIVGGNSASGISGDKSEALRDVEEIPDLFPSDYWIVKLNATGTKEWDKTLGGTALDYLSSILQTSEGNYILGGYSFSEQGGEKTEPSKGMGDFWLVNVDVNGAKIWDKTIGGNYTDILTSLQPTPDGNYLLGGTSPSDLSGDKTAASQGATDYWLLKITDHTSKMLWNKRFGGVGAEYLTALIQTRDGGYLAGGYSNSDVGGDKTQLSWGKNDYWVVKTNAAGKKLWNRRFGGSNDDFLTTLIQTQDGGYLLGGSSVSGISGDKTQAGRGNRDYWIVKLDAQGNKQWDKRYGGTGKDELKKVIQLPSGRYILAGTSNSPTGGDKSAGNQGAQDYWILKISATGTRMWDRSFGGTLNDALSDLAFTADGGFLLGGSSASGVSGDKTQPSWGGYDYWLVRIDGLGNKLWDKRFGGIGDDNLTSLGSTNTSTGNFFIAGYSGSGVSGDKTQSSQGGTDFWMLKINRNGGKLWDKRFGGSQHERLHSIIITADGGYLLGGISNSDISGDKTQASFGNSDYWVVKTTSLGVKEWDKRFGGAEYDNLRTVLQTTDGGYILGGYSYSGSSGNKTQPSRGSTDFWLVALGPEPSGTSSPAVAREITLPEDLVILPEPGNLTVAPNPFRDRINVHFTLPQTQPVQVKVFDMQGREVTTLFQGEAQANKAYEVEWQAVNKAPGMYLLQLQTPTNRQQQKMILAK
- a CDS encoding GEVED domain-containing protein — encoded protein: MSIQSFRLNTLVNEDSGCNGQESNYIYYPPAGNLTTRLQRGKSYSFSLQSSPAYPQGFGIWLDYNNDGDFDDAGEFIYNSDAAGMGVFTGSLTIPTGTGNGLRRLRVRSTYNSTFTSAESCTASDYGETEDYSITIGESIPVQWNKRFGGSQNEGLTTVIKTSDGGYLVGGYSASGVSGDKSQAGQGKNDYWIVKTDAAGNKLWDKTYGGAENEYLNRVIQTQDGGYLLAGSSLSGTSGNKTQSSRGSRDYWLVKVDASGIKQWDKRYGGKGEDELKKVLQLTTGEYILAGHSNSPAGDDKSQGSQGGWDYWLVKVSIDGVKLWDKRYGGNLDETLGGIVQVNGGGFLLGGSSASGISGDKSAFSRGGTDFWLVRTDDNGNMLWDKTYGGSGQDLVLSVGKSGKSDFFISGQSDSPAGWDKTRDNHGGIDYWFIKVTSTGEKVWDKRFGGTKDDELRASIQTTDGGYLLAGKSFSNRSGNKRQNSRGSSDFWIVKTDPDGMYQWDRRYGGSGTEELRAVLQTSDGGLLLAGKSDSEASGEKTQPSQGGNDYWLVKVALEATSIMAETTKEATLGEQSAVATERTMFQASPNPFQEQVTVRFTLPEAQSAQVKIYDIQGRDIATLFHGEAKANQIYQLKWNAANHVTGMYLLQLQTAGKCKQQKILLLR
- a CDS encoding T9SS type A sorting domain-containing protein encodes the protein MNTKLHCCNKIWENRLPAIFWRFVFLVLCFTFWFTSATWAQSKQWDKTFGGSNTEEFTSMIVTPDGGYLLGGYSTSGISGDKTQPSKGQADYWVVKVDAGGNVIWNKSIGTSSYDYFKELIATPDGGYLLGGTTFSDINGDKSGQGKGDFDYWIVKLDANGNKVWDKTYGGNSSDSFQAVVATSDGGFLLGGTSFSSKSGDKSQAGRGGLDRDYWVVKIKANGTKIWDKTITGDSDDRLEDIIVTPDGGFLLGGSSYSDIGYHKTGESRGAGDYWVVKLDSKGTKVWDKTLGGNSTDNLYSLALTHDGGYLLGGSSESNVSGDKRASSKGSSDFWIVKIDSVGARVWDKVIGSRDYDNFSSLVAIPGGGFLLGGTTQGGIGADKTEISRGSDDYWVVKVNESGTKVWDKTFGGKNYDELHALLTTPDGGYFLGGSSGSGISGEKSGANKGENDFWVLKLEEDNFLDAQWNFRYGGSGNDGLSVVIRTADSGYLYGGSSTSSNSGDRTQLSRGKNDYWIVKADPSGKKLWDRRFGSTEDDYLNSVIETIDGGYLLGGSSLSGVGGDKTQASRGERDYWIVKIDAAGNKQWDKRFGGSGYDELKQVYQLPSGRYILAGTSNSPASGDKTIGSRGGQDFWVVKINSNGTFVWDKRYGGSLNDALQSIAPTLDDGFLLGGSSFSGISGDKTQSTRGNADYWVVRIDGDGNKIWDKRYGGTGTDNLMSLGSTGTATGNFFIAGHSTSGISGDKSQDSWGGKDFWMIKINGNGDKLFDSRFGGTENEELRSIIITADGGYLLGGRSESDVSGDKTQKTQGNSDYWVVKTNSTGVKQWDKRFGGNAYEEIRTVLQTPDGGYLLGGRSDSGISGDRTQASRGSTDFWLVKVAPEILEIRSSEIASSALASEVAISEKALESTVSLNLTAYPNPFQEKVNVHFTLPETQTVQILVYDSKGKVQATLFRGEAQANKTYHLEWQADNQATGMYLLQLQTKTNRSQCKLLLYR